One stretch of Daphnia pulicaria isolate SC F1-1A chromosome 6, SC_F0-13Bv2, whole genome shotgun sequence DNA includes these proteins:
- the LOC124342610 gene encoding uncharacterized protein LOC124342610 isoform X1 yields MTILYVLNSAVTPTEKLNAADTKMGGIDKGIENFKIVIGGKFDWEHLLAPAPLSISVLGDLMILSNVAQDFSLEKGRPADGFKYMKWPKSFRATLVQISNTGYTTFLKAHTNMDQIRLHTMAIPAQMKQATSILFSKNPVVIEKFLELPLERVLASSNSCVTLSQEVVDGFEKLIDLTMEVIAVSTATKGISQVEQEKINRQVAIANFTLVEKEKLKRRIEQEHENMVEFVEKNQKIFEKSLEEVPGTLEVLGLNILSFYSNFFLSLFASTSVTDKGSYSDSPSGQNGNAGNLIEKVGRSSYSAEDIQCLIKTANVPDCISTIRELVKRLDKREDFESLNLAGTGGFNTTTDLKPLKDITWNHQCSPIVNSVTLVDSLVQALQQHLSEISLKRTEDIVKKTNLTNTTLKTKEITSANNTKPDSSKEIATKLLKETNLTNTTLKTKEIPSANNTKPVSSKETAIKLLDELKALIIWMQKKTLEGKEPIQSRSPLSPPIPPVSGFAGNNALITARFKVAQAIEVLRQARESAESTRAQMIQVNNEYIQYMEKAQRLQIEKVSYDEIIKMLSEGLQLLSELKQHWAKLNEFFLIINNLVKVTMNSELNSFVKQLKKNSDVKILTDDVSLQFTANLIFETIMKANQASFFVYSMASLYIKVSNNHIMDSLASLDTMINMDPRKSDIKTARNNLLAKCNKDSDEIIKLVSEEKQKLIESIDTREREIEESYAFLKDITLPKTATEFDKEMDSAFEITSK; encoded by the coding sequence ATGACTATACTGTATGTACTGAATTCGGCAGTGACTCCAACTGAGAAGTTGAATGCGGCCGACACCAAGATGGGAGGAATCGATAAAGGGATAGAGAATTTCAAGATTGTGATTGGCGGAAAATTTGATTGGGAACATCTTCTCGCACCTGCGCCACTCAGTATCTCCGTTCTCGGCGACCTGATGATTCTCTCCAACGTGGCTCAAGATTTCTCACTGGAAAAGGGTCGCCCGGCAGATGGATTTAAATACATGAAGTGGCCCAAGAGCTTCCGCGCCACTCTGGTACAGATCAGCAACACGGGCTACACTACGTTTCTCAAGGCCCACACAAATATGGACCAGATACGGTTGCACACCATGGCCATTCCGGCTCAAATGAAGCAGGCAACAAGTATCCTGTTCTCCAAGAACCCTGTAGTAATCGAGAAATTTCTGGAACTTCCTCTTGAGCGCGTTCTGGCCTCCAGCAACAGTTGCGTCACATTGTCGCAGGAGGTGGTCGACGGCTTTGAGAAACTGATCGATTTGACGATGGAAGTCATCGCCGTTTCGACAGCCACCAAGGGCATATCACAAgtggaacaagaaaaaatcaatcgaCAGGTAGCTATAGCTAACTTCACTTTAGTCGAAAAGGAAAAGCTAAAGCGTCGAATCGAACAAGAGCACGAGAATATGGTAGAGTTCgtagagaaaaaccaaaaaatcttcGAAAAATCCTTAGAAGAGGTGCCTGGCACTTTAGAAGTTTTAGGTCTGAATATTCTCAGtttctattcaaatttttttttaagtttatttgCATCCACATCAGTGACCGATAAAGGTTCATATTCGGATTCACCATCGGGACAAAACGGCAACGCCGGCAACTTGATTGAGAAGGTTGGAAGGAGCAGCTATTCAGCAGAGGACATCCAATGTTTGATAAAGACGGCAAACGTTCCAGACTGCATCAGCACCATAAGAGAGCTAGTAAAGCGTCTCGACAAAAGAGAAGACTTTGAATCGTTGAATTTAGCCGGGACGGGCGGATTCAATACAACAACAGATTTAAAACCACTTAAAGATATTACTTGGAACCATCAATGTTCTCCGATTGTGAACAGTGTTACCCTTGTCGATAGTTTGGTACAAGCACTGCAACAACATTTAAGTGAGATATCTTTGAAAAGGACTGAGGACATCGTCAAGAAGACAAACCTGACAAATACTACGctaaagacaaaagaaattacaaGTGCAAATAATACTAAACCAGATTCTTCGAAAGAAATTGCTACCAAACTATTGAAAGAGACGAACCTGACAAATACTACGctaaagacaaaagaaattccaaGTGCAAATAATACTAAACCAGTTTCTTCGAAAGAAACTGCTATCAAACTATTGGACGAACTGAAAGCGTTGATTATCTGGATgcaaaagaaaactttggaaGGTAAAGAGCCGATCCAGAGTAGGAGCCCACTATCTCCGCCCATACCGCCCGTATCTGGATTTGCAGGCAACAACGCGTTGATCACAGCCCGTTTCAAGGTAGCGCAAGCAATCGAGGTGTTGAGGCAAGCACGGGAAAGCGCCGAAAGTACTCGAGCACAGATGATCCAAGTCAACAACGAGTACATTCAGTACATGGAAAAAGCCCAAAGGCTTCAAATCGAAAAGGTGTCGTACGACGAAATCATCAAAATGCTGTCGGAAGGCCTACAACTTCTCAGCGAACTCAAGCAGCACTGGGCCAAGCTCAATGAATTTTTCCTCATTATCAACAATTTGGTCAAAGTCACGATGAACAGTGAGTTGAACAGTTTTGTCaagcaattgaaaaagaaCAGTGACGTGAAAATCTTGACTGACGATGTGAGCCTCCAGTTCACTGCCAATCTCATCTTCGAGACAATCATGAAAGCCAATCAGGCGAGCTTCTTTGTCTATTCCATGGCCAGTTTGTATATCAAAGTATCTAACAACCACATCATGGACAGCTTGGCCAGTTTAGACACCATGATCAACATGGATCCACGGAAATCCGACATTAAGACAGCAAGGAATAATTTGCTGGCCAAATGCAACAAAGACTCGGATGAGATAATTAAATTGGTCTCCGAAGAAAAGCAGAAATTGATTGAATCAATCGATACGCGCGAGAGGGAAATTGAAGAATCCTATGCTTTCCTTAAGGACATTACTCTGCCAAAAACAGCGACAGAATTCGATAAAGAGATGGACTCAGCTTTTGAAATAACGAGCAAATAA
- the LOC124342610 gene encoding uncharacterized protein LOC124342610 isoform X2 codes for MTILYVLNSAVTPTEKLNAADTKMGGIDKGIENFKIVIGGKFDWEHLLAPAPLSISVLGDLMILSNVAQDFSLEKGRPADGFKYMKWPKSFRATLVQISNTGYTTFLKAHTNMDQIRLHTMAIPAQMKQATSILFSKNPVVIEKFLELPLERVLASSNSCVTLSQEVVDGFEKLIDLTMEVIAVSTATKGISQVEQEKINRQVAIANFTLVEKEKLKRRIEQEHENMVEFVEKNQKIFEKSLEEVPGTLEVLVTDKGSYSDSPSGQNGNAGNLIEKVGRSSYSAEDIQCLIKTANVPDCISTIRELVKRLDKREDFESLNLAGTGGFNTTTDLKPLKDITWNHQCSPIVNSVTLVDSLVQALQQHLSEISLKRTEDIVKKTNLTNTTLKTKEITSANNTKPDSSKEIATKLLKETNLTNTTLKTKEIPSANNTKPVSSKETAIKLLDELKALIIWMQKKTLEGKEPIQSRSPLSPPIPPVSGFAGNNALITARFKVAQAIEVLRQARESAESTRAQMIQVNNEYIQYMEKAQRLQIEKVSYDEIIKMLSEGLQLLSELKQHWAKLNEFFLIINNLVKVTMNSELNSFVKQLKKNSDVKILTDDVSLQFTANLIFETIMKANQASFFVYSMASLYIKVSNNHIMDSLASLDTMINMDPRKSDIKTARNNLLAKCNKDSDEIIKLVSEEKQKLIESIDTREREIEESYAFLKDITLPKTATEFDKEMDSAFEITSK; via the exons ATGACTATACTGTATGTACTGAATTCGGCAGTGACTCCAACTGAGAAGTTGAATGCGGCCGACACCAAGATGGGAGGAATCGATAAAGGGATAGAGAATTTCAAGATTGTGATTGGCGGAAAATTTGATTGGGAACATCTTCTCGCACCTGCGCCACTCAGTATCTCCGTTCTCGGCGACCTGATGATTCTCTCCAACGTGGCTCAAGATTTCTCACTGGAAAAGGGTCGCCCGGCAGATGGATTTAAATACATGAAGTGGCCCAAGAGCTTCCGCGCCACTCTGGTACAGATCAGCAACACGGGCTACACTACGTTTCTCAAGGCCCACACAAATATGGACCAGATACGGTTGCACACCATGGCCATTCCGGCTCAAATGAAGCAGGCAACAAGTATCCTGTTCTCCAAGAACCCTGTAGTAATCGAGAAATTTCTGGAACTTCCTCTTGAGCGCGTTCTGGCCTCCAGCAACAGTTGCGTCACATTGTCGCAGGAGGTGGTCGACGGCTTTGAGAAACTGATCGATTTGACGATGGAAGTCATCGCCGTTTCGACAGCCACCAAGGGCATATCACAAgtggaacaagaaaaaatcaatcgaCAGGTAGCTATAGCTAACTTCACTTTAGTCGAAAAGGAAAAGCTAAAGCGTCGAATCGAACAAGAGCACGAGAATATGGTAGAGTTCgtagagaaaaaccaaaaaatcttcGAAAAATCCTTAGAAGAGGTGCCTGGCACTTTAGAAGTTTTAG TGACCGATAAAGGTTCATATTCGGATTCACCATCGGGACAAAACGGCAACGCCGGCAACTTGATTGAGAAGGTTGGAAGGAGCAGCTATTCAGCAGAGGACATCCAATGTTTGATAAAGACGGCAAACGTTCCAGACTGCATCAGCACCATAAGAGAGCTAGTAAAGCGTCTCGACAAAAGAGAAGACTTTGAATCGTTGAATTTAGCCGGGACGGGCGGATTCAATACAACAACAGATTTAAAACCACTTAAAGATATTACTTGGAACCATCAATGTTCTCCGATTGTGAACAGTGTTACCCTTGTCGATAGTTTGGTACAAGCACTGCAACAACATTTAAGTGAGATATCTTTGAAAAGGACTGAGGACATCGTCAAGAAGACAAACCTGACAAATACTACGctaaagacaaaagaaattacaaGTGCAAATAATACTAAACCAGATTCTTCGAAAGAAATTGCTACCAAACTATTGAAAGAGACGAACCTGACAAATACTACGctaaagacaaaagaaattccaaGTGCAAATAATACTAAACCAGTTTCTTCGAAAGAAACTGCTATCAAACTATTGGACGAACTGAAAGCGTTGATTATCTGGATgcaaaagaaaactttggaaGGTAAAGAGCCGATCCAGAGTAGGAGCCCACTATCTCCGCCCATACCGCCCGTATCTGGATTTGCAGGCAACAACGCGTTGATCACAGCCCGTTTCAAGGTAGCGCAAGCAATCGAGGTGTTGAGGCAAGCACGGGAAAGCGCCGAAAGTACTCGAGCACAGATGATCCAAGTCAACAACGAGTACATTCAGTACATGGAAAAAGCCCAAAGGCTTCAAATCGAAAAGGTGTCGTACGACGAAATCATCAAAATGCTGTCGGAAGGCCTACAACTTCTCAGCGAACTCAAGCAGCACTGGGCCAAGCTCAATGAATTTTTCCTCATTATCAACAATTTGGTCAAAGTCACGATGAACAGTGAGTTGAACAGTTTTGTCaagcaattgaaaaagaaCAGTGACGTGAAAATCTTGACTGACGATGTGAGCCTCCAGTTCACTGCCAATCTCATCTTCGAGACAATCATGAAAGCCAATCAGGCGAGCTTCTTTGTCTATTCCATGGCCAGTTTGTATATCAAAGTATCTAACAACCACATCATGGACAGCTTGGCCAGTTTAGACACCATGATCAACATGGATCCACGGAAATCCGACATTAAGACAGCAAGGAATAATTTGCTGGCCAAATGCAACAAAGACTCGGATGAGATAATTAAATTGGTCTCCGAAGAAAAGCAGAAATTGATTGAATCAATCGATACGCGCGAGAGGGAAATTGAAGAATCCTATGCTTTCCTTAAGGACATTACTCTGCCAAAAACAGCGACAGAATTCGATAAAGAGATGGACTCAGCTTTTGAAATAACGAGCAAATAA